Proteins found in one Xyrauchen texanus isolate HMW12.3.18 chromosome 30, RBS_HiC_50CHRs, whole genome shotgun sequence genomic segment:
- the LOC127624347 gene encoding interleukin-20 receptor subunit alpha-like isoform X2 produces the protein MDTVLLIALCLLLGRTSGEGLPEPQNVHFYSLNLGTRVRWTPGDGALNGTLYTVEYAIYGDAEESNSEQVRWRQVKQCTSITQTECDVSREMYNLLEEYYARVRAISPDTQSIWTESESRFRPMFDTILGPPLVEVTLVQNYVNVTIKGPFRKTKRSKKDKSLWKIFPHMIYNVSVYNSKSKHTQYFLLKNGNLTLGPLEFSTHLCVVAQAQSQSFPLATKPSERMCAETPKDPFKDQLLTAMLGGVLPSALCLCILAVLGGFIHCYINDHRQTLPKSTDMVHASENLQTFQPERPTTINLNLIGLDGIRVEFPVALLQPDSGKCSSDGDAQALPLPAAVELPVSYAQQHVPAPNSSSVVSEDWQVERSASDDSDLQPWPQKHSHDEAGEYGIVLPATLEIEGPCGAEVNLYRTQGNMIEPRQLQDEKDEEEEAQTFLDWSPTTCELKIPLMGLLGLEDEAEIETEVVRDEVPLLPNVILRQVSEESSEQEDDFTKMEKNWGLVIHSNPE, from the exons GTGAGGGACTGCCTGAGCCCCAGAATGTCCATTTCTACTCACTGAACCTTGGAACCAGGGTGAGATGGACACCAGGAGATGGAGCACTCAATGGAACTCTCTACACTGTGGAATATGCCAT TTATGGCGATGCAGAGGAGAGCAACAGTGAGCAGGTGAGATGGAGGCAAGTAAAGCAGTGCACGTCCATCACACAGACCGAATGTGATGTGTCTCGGGAGATGTATAACCTGCTGGAGGAGTACTACGCCAGAGTCAGGGCTATCAGCCCAGACACACAATCCATCTGGACCGAGAGTGAATCCAGGTTCAGACCCATGTTTGACA CGATTCTTGGACCTCCACTGGTGGAAGTGACTTTGGTGCAAAACTATGTGAATGTCACCATAAAGGGTCCTTTCAGGAAAACGAAGAGGTCAAAGAAAGACAAATCCCTGTGGAAAATCTTCCCGCACATGATCTATAATGTCTCTGTGTACAACAGCAAGAGCAAACACACG CAATACTTCCTTCTTAAAAATGGTAACTTGACTCTGGGCCCTCTGGAATTCTCCACACATCTCTGCGTTGTGGCTCAGGCACAGTCCCAGTCCTTCCCTTTGGCCACCAAACCCAGTGAACGGATGTGTGCTGAAACACCCAAAG ATCCATTTAAAGATCAGCTGCTGACGGCCATGTTGGGAGGTGTGTTACCATCTGCCCTCTGTCTGTGTATACTCGCTGTGTTGGGCGGCTTCATTCACTGCTACATCAATGACCACAGACAGACTCTGCCCAAGAGCACG GATATGGTGCATGCAAGTGAAAACCTTCAAACTTTCCAACCTGAAAGGCCCACAACTATCAACCTCAACCTGATTGGACTGGATGGGATCAGAGTAGAATTTCCTGTCGCTCTGCTACAGCCTGACTCTGGGAAATGTTCCTCAGATGGCGATGCCCAGGCCCTGCCTCTGCCTGCTGCAGTAGAGCTGCCTGTGTCTTATGCACAGCAGCATGTGCCAGCTCCAAACAGTTCTAGTGTGGTTTCCGAAGACTGGCAGGTCGAACGCTCTGCGAGTGATGACTCTGATCTGCAGCCGTGGCCACAGAAGCACAGTCATGACGAAGCTGGAGAGTACGGCATTGTATTGCCAGCTACGCTTGAAATAGAGGGCCCTTGTGGTGCTGAGGTTAATCTTTACAGGACACAAGGCAATATGATAGAGCCCAGACAGCTACAGGATGAAAAGGATGAAGAAGAAGAAGCACAAACATTTTTGGATTGGAGTCCCACGACCTGTGAACTGAAGATCCCTCTGATGGGGTTGTTAGGCTTAGAGGACGAGGCAGAGATCGAGACTGAAGTAGTGAGAGATGAAGTTCCACTGCTGCCTAATGTCATACTGAGACAGGTCTCAGAGGAGAGCTCAGAGCAGGAGGACGACTTCACCAAAATGGAGAAAAACTGGGGCCTTGTTATCCACAGTAACCCAGAATAG
- the LOC127624347 gene encoding interleukin-20 receptor subunit alpha-like isoform X1, with protein sequence MDTVLLIALCLLLGRTSGEGLPEPQNVHFYSLNLGTRVRWTPGDGALNGTLYTVEYAIYGDAEESNSEQVRWRQVKQCTSITQTECDVSREMYNLLEEYYARVRAISPDTQSIWTESESRFRPMFDTILGPPLVEVTLVQNYVNVTIKGPFRKTKRSKKDKSLWKIFPHMIYNVSVYNSKSKHTQYFLLKNGNLTLGPLEFSTHLCVVAQAQSQSFPLATKPSERMCAETPKGFMVDFIAVPDPFKDQLLTAMLGGVLPSALCLCILAVLGGFIHCYINDHRQTLPKSTDMVHASENLQTFQPERPTTINLNLIGLDGIRVEFPVALLQPDSGKCSSDGDAQALPLPAAVELPVSYAQQHVPAPNSSSVVSEDWQVERSASDDSDLQPWPQKHSHDEAGEYGIVLPATLEIEGPCGAEVNLYRTQGNMIEPRQLQDEKDEEEEAQTFLDWSPTTCELKIPLMGLLGLEDEAEIETEVVRDEVPLLPNVILRQVSEESSEQEDDFTKMEKNWGLVIHSNPE encoded by the exons GTGAGGGACTGCCTGAGCCCCAGAATGTCCATTTCTACTCACTGAACCTTGGAACCAGGGTGAGATGGACACCAGGAGATGGAGCACTCAATGGAACTCTCTACACTGTGGAATATGCCAT TTATGGCGATGCAGAGGAGAGCAACAGTGAGCAGGTGAGATGGAGGCAAGTAAAGCAGTGCACGTCCATCACACAGACCGAATGTGATGTGTCTCGGGAGATGTATAACCTGCTGGAGGAGTACTACGCCAGAGTCAGGGCTATCAGCCCAGACACACAATCCATCTGGACCGAGAGTGAATCCAGGTTCAGACCCATGTTTGACA CGATTCTTGGACCTCCACTGGTGGAAGTGACTTTGGTGCAAAACTATGTGAATGTCACCATAAAGGGTCCTTTCAGGAAAACGAAGAGGTCAAAGAAAGACAAATCCCTGTGGAAAATCTTCCCGCACATGATCTATAATGTCTCTGTGTACAACAGCAAGAGCAAACACACG CAATACTTCCTTCTTAAAAATGGTAACTTGACTCTGGGCCCTCTGGAATTCTCCACACATCTCTGCGTTGTGGCTCAGGCACAGTCCCAGTCCTTCCCTTTGGCCACCAAACCCAGTGAACGGATGTGTGCTGAAACACCCAAAG GCTTCATGGTGGATTTCATTGCTGTTCCAGATCCATTTAAAGATCAGCTGCTGACGGCCATGTTGGGAGGTGTGTTACCATCTGCCCTCTGTCTGTGTATACTCGCTGTGTTGGGCGGCTTCATTCACTGCTACATCAATGACCACAGACAGACTCTGCCCAAGAGCACG GATATGGTGCATGCAAGTGAAAACCTTCAAACTTTCCAACCTGAAAGGCCCACAACTATCAACCTCAACCTGATTGGACTGGATGGGATCAGAGTAGAATTTCCTGTCGCTCTGCTACAGCCTGACTCTGGGAAATGTTCCTCAGATGGCGATGCCCAGGCCCTGCCTCTGCCTGCTGCAGTAGAGCTGCCTGTGTCTTATGCACAGCAGCATGTGCCAGCTCCAAACAGTTCTAGTGTGGTTTCCGAAGACTGGCAGGTCGAACGCTCTGCGAGTGATGACTCTGATCTGCAGCCGTGGCCACAGAAGCACAGTCATGACGAAGCTGGAGAGTACGGCATTGTATTGCCAGCTACGCTTGAAATAGAGGGCCCTTGTGGTGCTGAGGTTAATCTTTACAGGACACAAGGCAATATGATAGAGCCCAGACAGCTACAGGATGAAAAGGATGAAGAAGAAGAAGCACAAACATTTTTGGATTGGAGTCCCACGACCTGTGAACTGAAGATCCCTCTGATGGGGTTGTTAGGCTTAGAGGACGAGGCAGAGATCGAGACTGAAGTAGTGAGAGATGAAGTTCCACTGCTGCCTAATGTCATACTGAGACAGGTCTCAGAGGAGAGCTCAGAGCAGGAGGACGACTTCACCAAAATGGAGAAAAACTGGGGCCTTGTTATCCACAGTAACCCAGAATAG